The following coding sequences lie in one Leptospira inadai serovar Lyme str. 10 genomic window:
- a CDS encoding LIC_11548 family sensor histidine kinase, whose translation MNLFPIRNEENRYYLRDLVILCGVIVVAIILAELLHFRRSDESTFVDRVLVYIYYTIPLFALALAISYLYRNKRNLETGRLRSSIRYRLSLAFLFVAMLPSIPVFFLSSNVTSRLFEGFYGLDIAQALDAGDYFITKEYQDDRKDLLIKAHLLQNLVKKENTNTSLLTLRAHELNLISNPGYYIGWYESETPIIENHSLRLPPSRSGFLPIDGESILENLSVSPTHSYYFLKVPSPDPAKYLLIGKRIFVGEEEKAYSILNTRKNYHKADLAKEKLPYELRITISLMIIVVFLLSIFFSLVFARKISRPIIDLANATQKVSLGDTDINLPLTEGGEIGALVESFNQMVKDLKSKNRELMHIQRVAAWKEVAQRMAHEIKNPLTPIQLSAERIRRKLDSSVPLPFHEIVNKGTETIVGQVKILQHLVNEFSEFARMPAPRLINQNLEPIILESEKLYEHTPGIQIELNLSKNLPEIFLDKKLFLGVMNNLFKNAVEAIERKKAKGELGTNAGRIRVSTKLERRIMRKSVVLTIEDNGTGISSEYRAKVFEPYYSTKEEHTSGIGLAIVQKTVIDHSGHISVDLSELGGCKFRIELPVA comes from the coding sequence ATGAACCTTTTTCCTATTAGGAATGAGGAAAATCGCTACTACCTACGCGATCTCGTTATCCTATGCGGCGTTATCGTAGTCGCGATCATCCTAGCCGAGCTGCTTCATTTTCGACGATCCGATGAATCCACGTTTGTGGATCGTGTCTTAGTATATATCTATTATACGATCCCTCTATTCGCTCTCGCCCTCGCGATTTCATATTTATATAGGAATAAAAGAAATCTAGAAACCGGTAGACTGAGAAGTTCGATTCGATATCGACTGTCCTTAGCTTTTTTGTTTGTGGCAATGCTTCCGTCCATTCCGGTATTCTTTCTTTCCTCGAACGTTACGAGTCGTTTATTCGAAGGATTTTACGGGCTCGATATCGCTCAAGCCTTGGATGCGGGGGATTATTTCATTACGAAAGAGTATCAGGACGATCGCAAGGATCTGCTTATCAAGGCTCATTTACTTCAAAATCTAGTAAAAAAAGAAAACACAAACACCAGTCTTCTTACTTTGCGGGCCCATGAATTGAATCTTATTTCAAACCCGGGGTATTATATAGGATGGTATGAGAGCGAAACTCCGATCATCGAAAACCATTCCCTCAGACTACCTCCCAGCCGCTCCGGATTCCTTCCTATCGATGGGGAATCCATTCTGGAAAATCTTTCCGTAAGCCCGACGCATTCGTATTATTTTCTAAAAGTTCCGTCTCCGGATCCTGCGAAATATCTTCTAATCGGAAAAAGAATTTTTGTCGGAGAAGAGGAAAAAGCATATTCGATTTTAAACACTAGGAAGAATTATCATAAGGCCGATCTCGCAAAAGAAAAACTCCCGTACGAACTCAGAATCACAATAAGTCTTATGATTATCGTCGTTTTTCTTCTTTCGATTTTTTTCTCGTTGGTCTTCGCCCGAAAAATTTCCCGTCCCATTATCGATTTAGCGAACGCAACCCAAAAAGTCTCCTTGGGAGATACCGACATTAATCTTCCTTTAACCGAAGGGGGGGAGATAGGGGCATTAGTGGAATCCTTCAATCAGATGGTTAAGGATCTAAAGTCCAAAAATCGAGAATTGATGCATATTCAAAGGGTAGCCGCCTGGAAGGAAGTCGCGCAGAGAATGGCGCACGAAATTAAAAATCCGTTGACTCCCATCCAACTCTCGGCCGAGCGAATCAGGAGAAAATTGGATTCTAGTGTTCCGCTACCGTTTCACGAAATCGTAAACAAAGGAACCGAGACGATCGTCGGCCAAGTGAAGATACTACAACACTTGGTAAACGAATTCTCCGAATTCGCCAGGATGCCCGCACCGAGACTGATCAACCAGAATTTGGAGCCGATCATATTGGAAAGCGAAAAACTATACGAGCATACTCCGGGAATTCAAATCGAATTGAACCTATCCAAGAATTTACCTGAGATATTTTTGGATAAAAAATTATTCCTAGGAGTCATGAATAACCTATTTAAGAATGCCGTAGAGGCGATCGAGAGAAAGAAAGCGAAAGGTGAACTAGGGACGAATGCGGGAAGAATTCGCGTGTCTACCAAACTCGAAAGAAGAATCATGCGAAAGTCCGTCGTATTAACGATAGAGGATAATGGAACAGGAATATCGAGCGAATACCGGGCCAAAGTATTCGAACCGTATTACTCGACAAAAGAAGAGCATACGTCGGGAATAGGACTCGCGATAGTTCAAAAAACAGTGATTGACCATAGCGGTCATATCTCCGTAGATTTATCCGAACTGGGCGGTTGTAAATTCCGAATCGAACTCCCGGTCGCTTGA
- the hprK gene encoding HPr(Ser) kinase/phosphatase — MSVPGINVANILKDHPELGLKLIAGEAGLQNRIHSSEINRPGLSLTGFYESFAHDRIQIFGKGEWAYLISREGDGLTRIATEFFHFHLNCIIFTHGNTAPPIFIEYCNRLNIPLLISDVSTHKFITLISQILDRSLAPRTMRHGVLIEVFGIGILLSGKSGVGKSETALELIERGHRLVADDMVEIRRLSESYLIGTCSDLLRHHMEIRGLGILNIKDIFGIGSVRDHKLIELIIHLEEWSDDKEFDRTGLENRTEEVLGVLIPLIKLPVRPGRNIPIIVETAAMNQRLKKLGKNAAAEFSQKLNIYLQQGKVERNPPQN; from the coding sequence ATGTCCGTCCCTGGAATCAACGTCGCTAACATACTAAAAGATCATCCCGAACTGGGGTTAAAATTGATAGCGGGGGAAGCCGGCCTGCAGAACCGAATTCATAGCTCGGAAATAAACCGACCCGGGCTTTCGCTAACCGGATTTTATGAAAGCTTTGCTCATGATCGCATTCAAATTTTCGGGAAGGGGGAATGGGCATATTTAATCTCCCGAGAAGGGGATGGTTTAACCAGGATTGCAACCGAATTCTTTCACTTTCATTTAAATTGCATTATCTTCACGCACGGGAATACGGCCCCGCCGATCTTTATCGAATATTGCAATCGTCTGAATATTCCCCTGCTGATTTCCGATGTCTCCACTCATAAATTTATCACCTTAATTTCGCAAATTCTGGATAGGAGTCTGGCTCCGAGGACGATGAGACACGGAGTCTTAATCGAAGTTTTCGGAATCGGAATCCTTCTCTCCGGTAAAAGTGGAGTCGGGAAGAGTGAAACCGCCTTGGAATTAATCGAACGAGGCCATAGACTCGTCGCGGACGATATGGTTGAAATTCGACGACTATCGGAAAGTTATTTGATCGGTACTTGTTCGGACCTGCTTCGCCATCATATGGAAATCAGAGGGCTCGGAATATTAAATATTAAAGATATATTTGGAATAGGATCCGTACGGGACCATAAATTAATCGAATTAATCATACATCTAGAAGAATGGTCGGACGACAAGGAATTCGATAGGACCGGATTGGAAAATCGCACCGAGGAAGTTTTAGGCGTTTTAATTCCTTTGATCAAACTGCCCGTTCGTCCGGGCCGGAATATTCCGATTATCGTAGAGACCGCCGCAATGAATCAGAGACTAAAAAAATTAGGTAAGAATGCGGCAGCGGAATTCAGTCAAAAATTAAACATCTATTTGCAGCAAGGTAAAGTTGAGAGAAATCCACCTCAAAATTAA
- the rpoN gene encoding RNA polymerase factor sigma-54: MNLNHQLVQKQTQKLVMTQDLRQSIELLPLSTVELADRISAELVENPMLEEEASSERSKNPELYSIDDLRRKEKNDFLKNSDVGWQESFSIDRPQTRGSDASDRNQKYIESSPNTQSLSEHLLWQLRISSLKGKEMEIAEMLISMLDDRGFIPQTQDKLAAEIGVSTKTIRKVLDQIHQLDPLGIGARDIQQTLLVQAKILKPEDIRLHDLIEKHLKDLEKLDYKGISKKMGIPVENVEAMAAEIKKLEPFPATLYTPKKPDYILPDVIVREIGGEFNILLNDEWLPKLKINKEYKGFLKKGAKDSDREYISTKLSSAEWLIRSVNQRRQTLYRVVSAIIELQTEFFRKGVRFLRPLTLKDIAERLELHESTVSRITSNKYVQTSWGILELKWFFSSGLKSKSSEGGMESSKTIHDMIRNLVKEEDPENPLSDQEIVEHIEKKGIEIARRTVAKYRKILRILPSNQRKKVKSLEAR; the protein is encoded by the coding sequence GTGAATTTAAATCACCAACTCGTCCAAAAGCAAACTCAGAAACTGGTAATGACTCAGGATCTTCGCCAGTCCATCGAGCTATTGCCGCTTTCGACGGTGGAACTTGCGGATAGAATCAGCGCCGAGTTGGTGGAAAATCCTATGCTGGAGGAGGAAGCCTCTTCCGAAAGGAGCAAAAATCCGGAACTGTATTCCATAGACGATCTTCGGAGAAAAGAAAAAAACGATTTCCTAAAAAATTCGGACGTCGGCTGGCAGGAATCGTTCAGCATCGATAGACCCCAGACACGCGGTTCGGACGCCTCCGATCGAAATCAAAAATATATAGAATCCTCCCCCAATACTCAATCTTTGTCCGAGCATCTTCTTTGGCAATTGCGGATTTCCTCACTAAAAGGAAAGGAAATGGAAATAGCCGAAATGCTCATTTCCATGTTGGACGATCGGGGTTTTATTCCTCAAACTCAGGACAAGCTGGCCGCGGAGATCGGAGTAAGCACAAAGACGATTCGAAAGGTACTGGATCAGATTCATCAATTGGATCCGCTTGGAATCGGTGCGAGAGATATCCAGCAGACGTTGCTGGTTCAGGCTAAAATTTTAAAGCCCGAAGACATTCGACTGCACGACTTAATCGAGAAGCATTTGAAAGATCTGGAAAAGCTGGATTATAAAGGAATTTCCAAAAAGATGGGAATTCCCGTGGAAAATGTAGAGGCGATGGCGGCCGAGATTAAGAAACTAGAACCGTTTCCCGCCACTTTATATACTCCTAAAAAACCCGATTATATTCTCCCCGACGTAATCGTGAGGGAGATCGGCGGGGAATTTAATATTCTGCTAAACGACGAATGGCTCCCTAAGCTGAAAATTAATAAGGAATATAAGGGTTTCTTAAAGAAGGGCGCAAAAGATTCGGATCGAGAGTATATTTCCACTAAATTAAGTTCCGCCGAATGGTTGATTCGTTCCGTCAATCAACGTCGACAAACCTTATACAGGGTCGTATCGGCGATTATCGAGCTCCAAACCGAATTCTTTCGTAAAGGAGTTCGCTTTCTCAGGCCGCTTACTCTCAAGGATATCGCCGAACGACTAGAACTGCACGAATCCACCGTATCTAGGATCACTTCGAACAAATACGTCCAAACTTCCTGGGGAATTCTAGAGTTAAAATGGTTTTTTTCTTCCGGGCTTAAATCCAAAAGCTCCGAAGGGGGAATGGAATCGTCCAAAACGATACACGATATGATTCGGAATCTAGTAAAGGAAGAGGATCCTGAAAATCCCTTATCCGATCAGGAAATTGTCGAGCATATCGAAAAGAAAGGCATCGAAATAGCAAGACGAACGGTTGCGAAGTACCGTAAAATTTTAAGAATACTACCATCCAACCAAAGAAAGAAAGTTAAATCTTTGGAGGCAAGATAG
- a CDS encoding sigma-54-dependent transcriptional regulator, giving the protein MKIFIVDDELEIRKSLKDILEDEHYEVEHFANGRSFLKQLKSERPSLVLLDVWLGKEDGLTLLDECKKIYPTLPVLMISGHGTIELAVQATKKGAVDFLEKPLSINKVLEAVEGAVIGQGRVESPEVKLEYDEILGSSTTIQKVKFAIAQAAATNARVFIYGENGTGKELVARTIFKNSKRRDQAYVEVNCAAIPEELIESELFGYVKGAFTGATESRIGKFEAANGGTLFLDEICDMSLSTQAKVLRILQEQRFEKLGSTETISVDVRIIAATNIPVEEAIKEGKFREDLYYRLNVIPIMIPPLRDRKSDIPLLVDHYVALILAENHLPPKKIENEAISILENHFWPGNIRELKNVIERLCIMTVGDTIRSQDVKDSLTGFLKANDLVEKGDFKRAKEEFEKQYIIKTLQMNEGNVSKTSKALGIERSHLYRKMKSLGIQAEDIHD; this is encoded by the coding sequence ATGAAAATTTTCATCGTAGACGACGAACTCGAAATCCGAAAATCCCTCAAGGATATCTTGGAGGATGAGCATTACGAAGTTGAGCATTTCGCGAACGGCAGATCTTTTTTGAAACAACTTAAATCCGAACGACCTAGTCTCGTACTTTTAGACGTTTGGTTAGGAAAAGAAGACGGGCTTACACTTTTGGACGAATGCAAGAAAATTTATCCTACATTGCCCGTTCTAATGATTTCCGGTCATGGAACGATCGAACTAGCCGTTCAAGCGACAAAGAAAGGGGCTGTCGATTTCCTTGAAAAACCGTTGTCGATAAATAAGGTATTGGAAGCCGTAGAGGGGGCAGTAATCGGCCAAGGAAGAGTTGAAAGTCCGGAAGTAAAACTGGAATACGATGAAATTTTAGGAAGTTCGACAACCATACAAAAGGTTAAATTTGCAATCGCGCAGGCTGCGGCCACGAATGCTCGCGTTTTCATCTACGGAGAAAACGGAACAGGCAAAGAACTGGTGGCGAGAACTATATTCAAAAATTCGAAACGAAGAGACCAGGCATATGTCGAAGTCAACTGCGCGGCGATTCCGGAAGAACTAATCGAATCCGAATTATTCGGGTATGTGAAAGGAGCTTTTACCGGTGCCACCGAATCGAGAATAGGGAAATTCGAAGCCGCAAACGGAGGAACTTTATTCTTAGACGAAATCTGCGATATGTCCTTATCTACCCAGGCAAAAGTGCTCAGAATTCTGCAAGAACAGCGATTCGAAAAACTGGGAAGTACGGAGACGATTTCGGTGGATGTTCGGATTATTGCCGCGACGAATATACCGGTTGAAGAAGCGATCAAGGAAGGCAAATTTCGCGAGGATCTGTACTATCGATTGAACGTAATTCCGATCATGATCCCTCCGTTGCGAGATCGCAAATCCGATATCCCGTTATTAGTCGATCATTACGTCGCACTCATCTTAGCGGAGAATCATTTACCGCCTAAAAAAATCGAGAATGAGGCAATTTCAATTCTTGAGAATCATTTCTGGCCGGGTAACATCAGAGAATTGAAAAACGTCATCGAACGTCTCTGCATTATGACGGTAGGGGATACGATTCGATCCCAAGATGTCAAAGATTCGCTGACCGGTTTTCTCAAGGCGAACGATTTAGTCGAAAAAGGGGATTTTAAGAGGGCTAAGGAGGAATTTGAAAAGCAATATATAATTAAAACTTTGCAAATGAACGAAGGGAATGTCTCGAAAACGTCCAAGGCTCTCGGTATTGAACGGTCGCATCTTTACCGCAAAATGAAATCACTCGGGATCCAAGCGGAGGATATCCATGACTAA
- a CDS encoding HPr family phosphocarrier protein — protein MREIHLKINENSTGMHARPASVFVNCASKFPCEVLVSKEGVEVNGKSIMGLMMLALAPGQEFSIKATGEKEGEAIDALSKLVADDFAI, from the coding sequence TTGAGAGAAATCCACCTCAAAATTAATGAAAATAGCACGGGAATGCATGCACGCCCCGCCTCCGTCTTTGTAAATTGCGCGTCAAAATTTCCCTGCGAAGTTTTGGTTTCTAAAGAAGGCGTCGAAGTTAATGGAAAAAGTATCATGGGATTGATGATGTTGGCGTTAGCGCCCGGGCAAGAATTTTCCATCAAGGCTACTGGAGAAAAGGAAGGAGAGGCGATCGACGCTTTATCCAAACTTGTGGCCGACGATTTTGCGATATGA
- the lptB gene encoding LPS export ABC transporter ATP-binding protein: MGTTIRCQNLVKIYNKRKVVDGVTFDIRKGEVVGLLGPNGAGKTTSFYMSVGFVQPDSGHVFIDDQEVTEFPMHTRAKLGVGYLAQEASIFRKLTVAENLEAILETLKIPRSEIIRRRDELLLELQIMRVANQKGYTLSGGERRRCEIARSLVTNPDFILLDEPFAGVDPIAVKDIQTVINSLKEKGLGILITDHNVRETLKITDRAYIMHSGKILIAGTPKELVNDKEAKRMYLGEDFKL, from the coding sequence ATGGGTACGACAATCCGTTGCCAGAACCTCGTAAAGATATACAATAAACGCAAGGTCGTTGACGGGGTAACGTTCGATATTCGAAAAGGAGAAGTCGTCGGATTATTAGGTCCCAACGGGGCGGGCAAGACCACTTCCTTTTATATGTCCGTCGGATTCGTGCAACCCGATTCGGGCCATGTGTTCATAGACGACCAAGAGGTAACTGAATTTCCGATGCATACCCGCGCTAAGTTAGGGGTCGGGTATTTAGCGCAAGAGGCTTCGATTTTTAGAAAGTTGACCGTCGCCGAAAATTTGGAAGCCATCCTGGAAACCCTAAAAATTCCCAGAAGCGAAATCATCAGACGAAGAGACGAGCTACTGTTAGAGCTTCAAATTATGCGTGTTGCCAATCAAAAAGGGTATACGCTTTCGGGTGGAGAACGCAGAAGATGCGAAATCGCCCGTTCACTTGTTACAAATCCGGACTTTATCCTTCTTGACGAACCTTTTGCCGGGGTAGATCCTATAGCGGTTAAGGATATTCAAACGGTAATCAATAGCCTAAAAGAAAAAGGATTAGGAATACTTATCACCGACCACAATGTGCGAGAAACGTTAAAAATAACGGACAGAGCATATATAATGCATAGCGGCAAAATTTTGATCGCCGGAACACCGAAGGAACTTGTGAACGATAAAGAAGCAAAGCGAATGTATTTAGGCGAGGATTTCAAACTGTGA
- a CDS encoding PASTA domain-containing protein, with the protein MTQEELRSKYLPIGGYLFFIAFGLVVFFIAAFLVVFVRTKSSTLVVMPDVVGKSYNEVHNELSRLQLKIRLESKRYPDKTDGIIIYQSIRPGREIEAGSKVSLTVNIGLDRLIMPELKGQTLASAKNALEKVLSGETYVSLQLGGVTYVEPKEGELPDTVVDQIPEAGKNTTAREKVFLLVTKAPAKKKEGESQTLDFKPGDSFVFAQRTLAQAGIPSKADIVETKFRPESGKIESAQKIGSEYRFKVFYFEPEDRVESGYESFEYKIRDSGNYKLILKDQKDESKQVELSAATPYQEGEKIQTVFYRAGDVTLVLLDQSGSKVKSKDYENEF; encoded by the coding sequence GTGACTCAGGAAGAACTCCGTTCCAAATACCTCCCGATCGGAGGTTATCTATTTTTTATCGCATTCGGTTTGGTCGTTTTTTTTATCGCGGCTTTTCTCGTCGTTTTTGTTCGAACCAAAAGTTCTACTTTGGTTGTCATGCCCGATGTCGTCGGGAAGTCCTATAATGAAGTGCATAATGAACTGAGTCGCCTTCAGTTGAAGATTCGACTCGAATCCAAACGATATCCGGATAAGACGGATGGAATCATCATTTATCAATCCATCCGTCCGGGGCGAGAAATAGAGGCCGGATCAAAAGTTTCCTTAACGGTGAATATCGGGTTGGATCGACTCATTATGCCCGAATTGAAAGGACAAACATTGGCTTCGGCAAAGAACGCTCTTGAAAAAGTCCTATCGGGAGAAACGTACGTATCCCTTCAACTGGGTGGGGTAACTTATGTGGAGCCCAAGGAAGGTGAACTTCCGGACACGGTCGTAGATCAAATTCCCGAAGCCGGAAAAAATACAACGGCAAGAGAGAAAGTCTTTCTGTTAGTCACGAAAGCTCCTGCGAAAAAGAAAGAGGGCGAGTCCCAGACCCTGGATTTTAAACCCGGCGACTCCTTTGTGTTTGCGCAACGAACATTGGCTCAGGCTGGAATTCCTTCCAAGGCCGATATAGTCGAAACGAAATTTCGCCCTGAAAGCGGAAAAATCGAATCGGCGCAAAAGATCGGTTCCGAATATCGGTTCAAAGTATTTTATTTCGAGCCGGAAGATCGGGTGGAAAGCGGCTATGAAAGTTTCGAGTATAAGATTCGAGATAGCGGAAATTATAAATTAATTCTGAAAGACCAAAAAGACGAATCGAAGCAAGTCGAGTTATCCGCGGCTACCCCGTATCAAGAAGGGGAAAAAATCCAGACAGTATTTTATCGGGCGGGGGATGTCACTCTGGTCTTGTTGGATCAATCCGGCTCGAAAGTAAAATCCAAAGACTACGAGAACGAATTTTGA
- the fmt gene encoding methionyl-tRNA formyltransferase yields the protein MKIAFFGTPEHSAKLLSSLLEEQDIEILFVVTNPDRPKGRSKTPSPSPVKEVAQRAGLPVFQFESIKKEKEKAVREFSRFPVELYLVFAYGSILPKEVFQFPKFGSINLHGSLLPELRGASPVQTALWKGYSKTGISIQYIGEGMDEGDIIQAKEITISMEDDTGTLMDRITQAGTECIKPLIQGNRSERFPAIAQDHSQATYCTKLKSEDRILEFTLPAIDVHNRIRALAPDPGAVCNFRDKRLVLRKTVWTDIVESPIIPGRLKRMDRKGLLFQCGDGRFLEIISLQPENKNRMSAADFLNGFRITEEDRFQ from the coding sequence ATGAAAATCGCTTTTTTCGGCACACCGGAACATTCCGCTAAACTTCTTTCTTCACTCTTGGAAGAGCAGGATATCGAAATTCTGTTTGTCGTAACAAATCCCGATCGTCCCAAAGGTCGGAGTAAAACCCCGAGCCCGAGTCCGGTCAAAGAAGTCGCACAACGTGCAGGATTACCCGTATTTCAATTCGAATCCATTAAAAAGGAAAAGGAGAAGGCTGTCCGAGAATTCTCCCGGTTTCCGGTCGAGTTATACCTAGTCTTCGCGTATGGATCCATCCTACCGAAAGAAGTATTTCAATTTCCCAAATTCGGATCGATTAACTTACACGGATCCCTTCTACCCGAATTGCGTGGCGCGTCGCCTGTGCAAACCGCTCTTTGGAAAGGATACTCGAAGACCGGTATCAGTATTCAATATATAGGCGAGGGAATGGACGAAGGAGATATCATCCAGGCCAAAGAAATTACGATTTCTATGGAAGATGATACGGGAACTCTGATGGACCGGATTACCCAAGCGGGAACCGAATGTATAAAGCCCCTAATCCAGGGAAATAGATCGGAACGCTTTCCGGCGATCGCCCAAGATCATTCCCAAGCGACCTATTGTACGAAACTGAAATCGGAGGATCGAATCCTAGAGTTTACTCTTCCTGCTATCGACGTTCATAATCGGATTCGCGCCCTGGCTCCCGATCCTGGAGCGGTTTGCAATTTTCGAGACAAACGACTCGTTCTGCGAAAAACCGTTTGGACCGATATCGTAGAATCGCCTATTATACCGGGGAGATTGAAACGAATGGACAGAAAAGGCCTTCTTTTTCAGTGTGGAGATGGTCGATTCTTGGAAATCATCTCTCTTCAACCGGAGAATAAGAACCGCATGAGTGCGGCGGATTTCCTGAACGGCTTCCGCATCACAGAAGAGGATCGGTTCCAGTGA
- the priA gene encoding replication restart helicase PriA yields MIRYAEIAFDLPIQEDTFTYEVPPETPIGVRVRAQLRGRKEEGIVISVHSNEPNYKVLRIEKIIDKIPVINDEQIKLAFWMKEQYLSSLGECIHKMIPKGRRHSKVTFDREETESLPLPLNDEQQQAYENIKSDFGKDAVHLLFGITGSGKTEIYLHLIGDLLKKSDRGVLLLVPEIGLTYHIIRKLEAVFPGQIALLHSALKVSERFKAYTDLLQGKKRIAVGTRSAVFAPVQKLGLIVIDEEHDGSFKEHSSPRYHARQVALQRCRENKAVLVLGSATPALEVYHLAITGKIGLQILSKRPGNAKPPLVRVVENRKDSRLITSELGFAIKQRLDKKEQVILLLNRRGYSPLLYSENEKSYVPCPNCTSHLCFHKKGSVICHLCGYTDSLTHLEATRGEKLVLLGTGTQKLEEHLLETFPGSKIERLDQDSIQDRSLLTEVIGRLVHGEIDILTGTQMISKGLDAGRVTLVGVLNAGIGLGLPDFRAGERVFSLLTQVAGRAGRADLLGEVIIETLTPDHPIIRMAIDQNYVKFYDSELPIRKELFYPPYSRLVRILSRSPDEQASLKAIEAASRIIKRHLPDPQTVLLGPAPCPFYKIDKNFRNHLLIKTTTPSKWRDVLREEVRTIKIPKNVYLELDFDPVDLV; encoded by the coding sequence TTGATTCGTTACGCCGAAATCGCTTTTGACCTTCCCATTCAAGAAGACACCTTCACTTACGAAGTTCCCCCGGAAACGCCTATCGGAGTGCGAGTAAGAGCGCAATTGAGAGGCCGCAAAGAAGAGGGGATCGTCATATCGGTCCATTCCAACGAGCCTAACTATAAGGTTCTTCGGATTGAAAAAATTATCGATAAGATTCCGGTCATAAACGACGAGCAGATTAAACTCGCCTTCTGGATGAAGGAACAGTATCTTTCCTCTTTGGGCGAATGCATACATAAGATGATTCCCAAGGGAAGGAGGCATTCTAAAGTTACCTTCGATCGGGAAGAAACGGAATCTCTTCCGTTACCGTTAAACGACGAGCAGCAACAGGCATACGAGAATATTAAAAGCGATTTCGGTAAAGATGCGGTTCATCTACTTTTCGGAATTACCGGAAGTGGAAAAACCGAAATCTACTTACATTTAATCGGGGATTTATTAAAGAAAAGCGATAGAGGCGTCTTACTTCTCGTTCCCGAGATCGGATTAACGTATCATATTATCCGAAAACTGGAAGCCGTATTTCCCGGACAAATCGCACTATTGCATTCCGCATTGAAAGTGTCGGAACGCTTTAAGGCGTACACGGATTTATTGCAGGGAAAGAAAAGGATCGCGGTAGGAACTCGATCGGCAGTCTTCGCCCCGGTTCAAAAACTCGGCCTGATCGTTATAGACGAGGAGCACGACGGCTCTTTTAAAGAGCATTCCTCTCCCAGGTATCATGCTCGTCAGGTCGCTCTTCAAAGATGTAGGGAGAACAAGGCGGTTTTAGTTTTGGGCTCTGCAACTCCCGCACTGGAAGTCTACCACTTAGCGATCACCGGTAAAATCGGCTTACAAATTCTTAGTAAACGCCCGGGGAATGCCAAACCGCCTCTCGTGAGGGTCGTGGAAAATCGGAAAGACTCCCGACTCATAACTTCGGAACTCGGCTTTGCGATAAAGCAGCGCTTGGACAAAAAGGAACAAGTAATTCTACTGCTAAACAGAAGAGGCTATAGCCCCTTATTATATTCCGAAAATGAAAAGTCCTACGTTCCTTGCCCCAACTGTACATCGCATCTATGCTTTCATAAAAAAGGATCCGTCATTTGTCATCTTTGCGGATATACGGACTCGTTGACGCACCTGGAAGCGACCAGAGGAGAAAAATTAGTATTACTAGGAACCGGTACCCAAAAATTGGAAGAACATCTTTTGGAAACCTTTCCAGGTTCCAAGATCGAACGCCTGGATCAAGATTCGATCCAGGATCGGTCCCTGCTGACGGAAGTGATAGGCAGACTCGTTCATGGGGAAATCGATATACTAACCGGAACTCAAATGATCTCGAAAGGGTTGGATGCGGGAAGAGTTACTTTGGTAGGAGTTTTAAACGCAGGGATCGGATTAGGTCTGCCCGATTTCAGGGCAGGAGAGCGAGTTTTTTCCCTGTTAACTCAGGTAGCAGGACGAGCGGGAAGAGCCGATTTACTCGGAGAAGTCATTATAGAGACTCTTACACCGGACCATCCGATCATTCGCATGGCCATCGACCAGAACTACGTAAAATTTTACGATTCCGAACTTCCGATTCGAAAAGAACTATTCTATCCTCCGTATTCGAGACTTGTCCGAATCCTCTCCAGATCGCCCGATGAACAAGCATCTCTAAAAGCGATCGAAGCGGCTTCTAGGATTATTAAACGACATCTTCCGGATCCCCAGACGGTCCTCCTCGGCCCTGCACCTTGTCCATTTTATAAGATAGATAAAAACTTTCGGAATCATTTACTCATCAAAACGACCACTCCGAGTAAATGGAGAGACGTCCTGCGAGAGGAGGTAAGAACGATAAAAATTCCTAAAAACGTTTACTTGGAATTGGATTTTGATCCAGTGGACCTCGTCTGA